A genomic stretch from Bradyrhizobium sp. 195 includes:
- a CDS encoding PAS domain-containing sensor histidine kinase: MQHPIQAASVALDSNERKGPEEALRESEERFRTLVQFSFDVYWETDAQHRFIRQEFAETLPEPPVSEIGRTRWEVPYLEPDAEGWRKHRETLDSHLPFRDFELARPTPDDGKRYISVSGMPIFDQTGRFMGYRGVGRHITERKRAEQALIESEARFRTFVDHATDMFMLHNEDGRVRDVNRNACESLGYSRAELVGAAAALFDLEMDDATWRSNRERLKAGGIATLERRYCRKDGTVFPVEVRMREFCEGGRSRIICLSRDITERKRTAETLREMQAELTHANRAAALGQVTASVTHELSQPITAMLCNAEAALNWLGTQSPNFEKARHALASIVAEAERGGEIIGWIRSLIKKTPAPKENIDVNGAIQDVITIARSELLKHDVLIQTDLAPDLPLVKGYRVQLQQVVLNLILNAIEAMNCLDVGRRELRISTAADAPNLVVVAVRDTGPGLDVAIVDRLFEPFYTTKPDGTGMGLSICQSIIEAHGGRLWTGANEPRGAVFQFSLPSEQG, from the coding sequence ATGCAACATCCGATTCAAGCGGCGTCGGTCGCGCTCGATTCGAATGAGCGCAAGGGTCCCGAGGAGGCACTGCGCGAGAGCGAGGAGCGCTTTCGCACGCTGGTACAATTCTCCTTTGATGTGTACTGGGAAACGGACGCGCAGCATCGCTTCATCCGCCAGGAGTTCGCTGAGACACTTCCCGAGCCGCCGGTCTCCGAGATCGGCAGGACACGATGGGAGGTCCCGTATCTGGAGCCTGACGCAGAGGGCTGGCGCAAGCACAGGGAGACACTCGATTCTCACCTCCCGTTTCGCGATTTTGAGCTCGCTCGGCCGACGCCCGACGACGGCAAGCGCTATATTTCCGTCTCTGGGATGCCCATCTTTGACCAGACGGGGCGCTTCATGGGCTACCGCGGTGTGGGGCGCCACATCACGGAGCGCAAGCGAGCCGAACAGGCGCTGATCGAGAGCGAGGCCCGTTTCCGTACCTTCGTGGATCACGCAACCGATATGTTCATGCTCCACAATGAAGACGGTCGCGTTCGCGATGTGAATCGGAATGCCTGCGAAAGTCTCGGCTACAGCCGGGCCGAACTGGTGGGAGCAGCTGCGGCCTTGTTCGATCTGGAAATGGATGACGCCACTTGGCGTAGCAACCGCGAGCGCCTCAAGGCTGGCGGAATCGCTACGCTCGAGAGGCGGTATTGCCGAAAGGACGGCACTGTGTTTCCTGTCGAAGTCCGTATGCGGGAATTCTGCGAGGGCGGCCGGTCACGGATCATTTGTCTGAGCCGCGACATCACCGAACGCAAGCGAACTGCCGAGACGCTCCGCGAGATGCAGGCTGAACTTACACACGCCAATCGCGCGGCGGCGCTGGGCCAGGTCACCGCTTCGGTAACACACGAATTAAGCCAACCAATCACCGCGATGCTCTGCAACGCGGAGGCCGCACTGAACTGGCTAGGAACGCAATCTCCGAATTTCGAAAAGGCACGGCATGCGCTCGCATCCATTGTCGCAGAAGCCGAGCGAGGCGGCGAGATCATCGGTTGGATCCGTTCCCTCATCAAGAAAACTCCGGCGCCGAAGGAGAACATCGACGTTAATGGTGCAATCCAGGACGTGATCACTATAGCCCGGAGCGAGCTGCTCAAACATGATGTCTTGATCCAGACCGACCTCGCTCCGGACTTGCCGCTCGTGAAGGGCTATCGCGTCCAGCTGCAACAGGTTGTTCTCAATTTGATCCTCAACGCGATCGAGGCAATGAACTGCCTCGACGTTGGCAGACGGGAGCTGCGGATCAGCACGGCTGCAGATGCCCCAAATCTCGTTGTTGTCGCCGTACGGGATACCGGACCCGGACTTGACGTGGCAATCGTTGACCGCCTGTTCGAGCCCTTCTACACCACCAAGCCGGACGGGACCGGCATGGGCTTGTCGATTTGCCAATCGATCATCGAGGCGCACGGAGGACGACTTTGGACCGGTGCGAATGAACCACGGGGGGCCGTGTTTCAGTTTAGTCTGCCTTCGGAACAGGGGTGA